Below is a genomic region from Methanolobus sediminis.
AGTGGAAAAGTTCATTGATAAAATTGGTAGGTCGGAGGCTCTCATCGGTAAAGAGTCCATTAGAAGGTATGGTGGATTCTACGGTCCTACCTGTGTTGTAGACTTTGCTTTTGTCCCGGGAAGTACCAGCAATGTAGTCAACAGGATACTTCAGAAAACAGATATTCCTGTGGATCACAAGCGAGCAATTCTTTCTTCCAAATCATGGGGTATGAACACATCATATGGTATTGGTGCAAAATTCCAGATGGCCATTGAAAATGGTAAGACTCCTTCTGAAGCTATAAAAGAAGAAATCGAAATGCTTCAGATGGTCTATGATGCACCTATGGCTGCTCAGGCCAAGCTTATGGATGAGGCAGGGCATATATCATTTGACGTAAAGAAGTATATGAGCGAATACAAGAACAGGATGAAGAAAACTGTCAAAGCTGCCATGGATGCAGATGTATTCTACGGAAATATCGTAACTGTTCCTGCATATGGTGTAGGTGATGTTGCTCATCACATCTCCCAGTCTATGTTTAACATGACAAAGGACGATGTTGTTATGGCTGTTATTAATGCTGTAACCGATGTCATGGATGGTACCATGAACAATGCTATGGGCAAGTTCAAAGATGAGTATTCACCACTGACAATAGCAACGGACGCTGCCGCTGCCGCCACCACAAAGATCCTCTGGATGGATGGCTTCACGACAATGATGGTACTTGATCTGCTGGTCAAGAGATACCACAACCTTGTACTTAACAATCCAACAAGAGGAGCAGCAGCTGAACTTCACAATGTGGACTTTATCGATCTTATCGAAAAGGGTGAGCGTATCATTGACCACAAGCCAAGGGGAATGGGTGGAAAAGTCCAGGGCATACCTGTCGATCTGAGCCCGATTGAGAAGAATGAGGTTCTGAACAACCCACAGCGTTACACATATCCTGCATGTGCTATCACAGTCAGGTTCTCAGCCCTTATGCGGCTGGCTGATTTCCCATGTCTGCTTACAAGTGAGCCTGTCACTGCTACCATGATGACGAATATCATAGCCCTGCACAAGACGGAACCACATTCACCTGCACGTACCTGTAAGTTCTGTGCAGCTAACTACTTCGACTATAAGTGCAAGTACTGCAACTGGACGGAGGCAGTTTGATCACAGATGTGCCTTTTTAAGGCACATTTTGTTTTCAGGCAGGTGATTACATGTCAGAACCGGGTCTATTAAAAAGATCCATCGCCGAACTGATCGGGACATATGTGCTGGTCTTCCTGGGAACAGGGTCCGTAGTCACAACCGTCCTACTTCTTCAGGGTACAGATTCAATACCTGGCAATACTTTTAACGTGGGTATTGATATCGCAGCATGGTTTGCCATAGGCATTGCTTTTGCCATAGCGATAATTGCAATGATATACGCCTTTGGCCATATATCAGGAACACACATCAATCCGGCTGTAAGCATTGCATTATGGGCAACAGGACGTTTCCCTGCAAAAGATATGCTTGGTTACATCGTCGCCCAGCTAATCGGTGCAAGCCTTGCTTCTTTCACTATTGTTGCAATACTGGGAAGCAGGGCAGTTGCCACAGGTCTTGGTGCCACGGCGATGTTTGATGGTGTTAGTTACGGCCAGGCTATACTATGTGAAGCGGTTGCAACCTTTTTCCTGATGCTGACAATTATGGGTTCTGCGGTGGATAAAAGGGCACCTGCAGGTTTTGCAGGGCTTGCAATCGGTCTTGTGGTAGCTGCGGACATTATCGTAGTTGGAAATATAACCGGCTCATCCCTGAATCCGGCACGTACTTTCGGACCGTATCTTGCAGATTTCCTTCTTGGAGGGTCGAATCTCTGGTGGCAGTTCCCAATTTACATAATCGGTCCGATCGCAGGCGCTGTGATTGCAGCTTTGCTTTATGACTACGTGGCAGATGCCAAGGAAAATAACTGAAATTGGCAGCATTTTTGCTGCTTTCTTTTTTTGAGGTCAAAAAACTGAAATTACAACTGACATCACATTCTACAATCCATGATCAGGGCAATTTTAATTAGATATAACCCTCTCTTAAAACAGAGTTATCATGAAGATTGAATCCCTGGATCTGCCGGAATCTGTTATACGTTTTTACCTTGACTCCGGCATAGAAGAACTCTATCCTCCTCA
It encodes:
- a CDS encoding MIP/aquaporin family protein, which codes for MSEPGLLKRSIAELIGTYVLVFLGTGSVVTTVLLLQGTDSIPGNTFNVGIDIAAWFAIGIAFAIAIIAMIYAFGHISGTHINPAVSIALWATGRFPAKDMLGYIVAQLIGASLASFTIVAILGSRAVATGLGATAMFDGVSYGQAILCEAVATFFLMLTIMGSAVDKRAPAGFAGLAIGLVVAADIIVVGNITGSSLNPARTFGPYLADFLLGGSNLWWQFPIYIIGPIAGAVIAALLYDYVADAKENN
- a CDS encoding DUF2193 domain-containing protein, which codes for MKEIYDKMAREAMNAQKAVVSTINKKRGTAFKVEDAKPYVDAVNKMEPKGEQCKEVFDLHVNSVNTHYDVLSGLTDSVRPEDDPFVEHYQTPPILDILYEEDPAFRASVEKFIDKIGRSEALIGKESIRRYGGFYGPTCVVDFAFVPGSTSNVVNRILQKTDIPVDHKRAILSSKSWGMNTSYGIGAKFQMAIENGKTPSEAIKEEIEMLQMVYDAPMAAQAKLMDEAGHISFDVKKYMSEYKNRMKKTVKAAMDADVFYGNIVTVPAYGVGDVAHHISQSMFNMTKDDVVMAVINAVTDVMDGTMNNAMGKFKDEYSPLTIATDAAAAATTKILWMDGFTTMMVLDLLVKRYHNLVLNNPTRGAAAELHNVDFIDLIEKGERIIDHKPRGMGGKVQGIPVDLSPIEKNEVLNNPQRYTYPACAITVRFSALMRLADFPCLLTSEPVTATMMTNIIALHKTEPHSPARTCKFCAANYFDYKCKYCNWTEAV